The following coding sequences are from one Epilithonimonas vandammei window:
- a CDS encoding XRE family transcriptional regulator — translation MSILSENIRYLRGKLNLSQQRVADDLLITRGRYGKYEDGATEPPLDILVRISKYYNVSIDLLLTINVSKYSIDEIMELPDNRIVLPIRVDSNGNDEIEIIPQKASMGYLNGYGDPEYIESLDTISLPFLKGGKFRAFPAEGDSMPPYKNGTYIVGKYIENLSDLRTDRTYVFITTNDGISYKRFQFHEADGIWVKADNSFYEPYKIPLSEIKEIWEFACSITTKEYAADEFSERNIQNFIAEIKTDIKHIKEKIGDQN, via the coding sequence ATGTCAATTTTATCTGAAAATATAAGGTATCTGAGAGGTAAGCTCAATCTTTCTCAGCAAAGGGTGGCCGATGATCTTTTAATAACAAGAGGTAGATATGGTAAATATGAAGATGGTGCTACTGAGCCGCCACTTGATATCTTGGTCAGGATCTCAAAATATTATAATGTCAGTATAGATTTACTTTTAACCATAAATGTCAGCAAATATTCCATTGATGAGATTATGGAACTTCCGGATAATAGAATAGTTCTTCCCATCAGAGTTGACAGTAATGGTAATGATGAAATTGAAATCATTCCACAGAAAGCATCTATGGGATACCTGAACGGTTATGGTGATCCGGAATATATCGAAAGTCTTGATACGATATCTTTACCGTTTTTAAAAGGCGGGAAGTTTAGAGCTTTTCCGGCTGAAGGAGATTCTATGCCACCATATAAAAACGGAACCTATATTGTGGGAAAATATATTGAGAATCTTTCTGACCTTCGAACAGACAGAACATATGTTTTTATTACTACCAATGATGGTATAAGCTATAAGAGATTTCAGTTTCACGAAGCTGATGGCATCTGGGTTAAGGCTGACAATAGTTTTTACGAACCTTATAAAATTCCATTATCGGAAATAAAGGAGATCTGGGAATTTGCCTGCAGTATCACTACAAAAGAATATGCAGCAGATGAGTTTTCAGAACGTAATATTCAAAACTTCATTGCAGAGATCAAAACTGATATAAAGCATATCAAAGAAAAGATAGGAGATCAGAATTGA
- the dinB gene encoding DNA polymerase IV, with translation MNRAISHMDLDTFFVSCERLKNSDLVGKPLIIGGGDRGVVASCSYETRYFGVRSAMPIKMALRLCPEAKVIRGDMEMYSNMSHTVTEIIQEKVPVLEKASIDEFYLDLSGMDKFFGCYQWTTEIAEAVRKNTGLPISFALSTNKTVSKIGTGESKPIGKLEIPEQKIRAFLNPLSVKKIPMVGNVTFQLLSRLGVRNIQTLSEMPVDVLHRLIGKNGQELWKKANGIDETPVVPYSERKSISKENTFSQDTIDINGIKSILSGMVEQLCFQLRQEKWLTSTVVVKIRYSNFDTETKQYRIPYTSSDHTLLRYALELFEKVYHRRMRIRLIGVKFTGLVHGCHQMNLFEDTEELISLYQTMDKIKTRFGSDSVGRASGFLNQ, from the coding sequence ATGAATCGAGCAATTTCGCATATGGATCTGGACACCTTTTTCGTCTCTTGTGAGAGACTAAAAAACTCTGACCTCGTTGGAAAGCCACTTATCATTGGTGGCGGAGACAGAGGCGTGGTAGCTTCCTGCTCTTATGAGACTCGATATTTTGGGGTTCGAAGTGCAATGCCCATAAAAATGGCTTTAAGACTTTGCCCGGAAGCAAAGGTCATCCGAGGAGATATGGAAATGTACTCCAATATGTCGCATACTGTTACCGAAATTATACAGGAAAAAGTTCCGGTTCTTGAGAAGGCAAGCATTGATGAATTCTACCTTGATCTTTCCGGGATGGATAAATTTTTCGGTTGCTATCAATGGACCACCGAAATTGCAGAGGCAGTCAGAAAAAATACCGGTCTGCCCATCAGCTTTGCCTTATCCACCAATAAAACCGTTTCTAAAATCGGTACCGGAGAATCTAAACCTATTGGTAAACTTGAAATTCCTGAACAGAAAATAAGAGCTTTTCTGAACCCGCTTTCAGTTAAGAAAATTCCGATGGTGGGCAATGTGACCTTTCAATTGCTGTCCAGATTGGGTGTACGAAATATTCAAACGCTGTCAGAGATGCCTGTTGACGTTCTGCATCGGCTGATCGGAAAGAACGGACAGGAACTCTGGAAGAAAGCCAACGGTATCGATGAAACACCTGTTGTGCCTTATTCCGAAAGGAAATCCATCTCCAAGGAAAATACATTTTCGCAGGATACCATAGATATAAATGGCATAAAGAGCATTTTATCAGGAATGGTGGAACAGTTGTGTTTCCAACTCCGTCAGGAGAAGTGGCTTACTTCTACCGTTGTTGTAAAAATTAGGTACTCCAACTTCGATACGGAGACCAAGCAATACAGAATCCCTTACACTTCCTCCGACCATACACTACTCAGATACGCATTAGAATTATTTGAGAAAGTCTATCACCGCAGAATGCGAATCCGACTTATCGGAGTAAAGTTCACCGGTCTGGTACACGGCTGTCACCAGATGAATCTGTTCGAAGATACGGAAGAACTCATCAGTCTTTATCAAACAATGGATAAAATTAAAACAAGGTTCGGTTCAGACAGTGTTGGCCGGGCTTCCGGATTTTTAAACCAATAA
- a CDS encoding substrate-binding domain-containing protein, which translates to MSTKKIFSALGFSKISATLFILLILSACKNDSEKSDKINIGFSQGLGSHPWRQSMNHAMEIQASLHSEVQLSISKAEGSVKKQIQDIQKMIDSRVDIIIISPIEPNSLIPLVEKAYEQKIPVILVDRKINSSKYTTYIGADNIEIGKQAGQYIISDSKNLKKVIEIKGDDNSSPTIERSLGFQQTIKNNSNTELIKTFKGLPAETFRKTLDSLGNQSLYVFAFNDELASQAWQVARNAGVENQIKFIGVDGLNTKDGGIQMVLDGKLNATLLYPTGGAEAIESAVKIYNGQIPPKRIKLSTTIIDRLNAEIMRNQFDKIIEQQGVIENQVNAVKKQTELYSSQKELFRWSVVLLILMFCLVAYAIYLIYAIKIKNKQLTLTNERITIQRNQIEMIADELKRSNEARVNFFTGLSHEFKTPITLILSSLESLKDIFKSKGTKPSYELELINKNSNRLLRLVDNLLDFRKIENKTFNLRVSKTNIYDFTYGIFRDFENEAKKRNIKFEIHSANKNLELYIDRNLMDKVYFNLLSNAFKFTPDNGKIEITILEKGNQAVITFKDNGIGIPEKEIGNVFEAYFKGSNNRKNSSGIGLHLSRQFVELHLGKIEVNSFQGTEFIINLYKGNKHFNEDQMVKESSVMDAETLAKDAVFTETESDIFPANPEDKSEKYSLLLVEDNSDLSFFLSNKLNYEFDVEVSDGKDAIEKALSEIPDIIVCDVNLPDKNGFEICEILKNDLRTSHIPIILLTALDNKESYLQGLKSGVDLYLTKPFSYPILTQSLRSLLYNREKLRYYYTNNIGRIVDSKSFGSMEQTFVNKLNQIIKTNIDNPDFSVENLADLLNISRIQLYRKIKAMFDVNVSDYINNIRLEQAKSMLQNPGLTISEIAYKTGFSSPNYFSTVFKNKFGVSPNVFRKSVGED; encoded by the coding sequence ATGTCCACAAAGAAAATTTTCAGCGCTCTTGGTTTTTCAAAGATTTCCGCAACATTATTTATATTGTTGATTCTTTCAGCTTGTAAGAATGATTCCGAAAAATCAGATAAAATTAATATTGGATTTTCACAGGGTTTGGGAAGTCATCCCTGGCGCCAGTCGATGAACCACGCAATGGAGATTCAGGCATCTTTGCATTCGGAGGTGCAATTGAGCATTAGCAAAGCGGAAGGTTCTGTCAAAAAACAGATTCAGGATATTCAGAAAATGATTGACAGTAGAGTAGATATCATCATTATTTCTCCCATTGAACCTAACTCGCTCATTCCTCTTGTGGAGAAAGCTTATGAGCAAAAAATTCCGGTAATTTTAGTTGATAGGAAAATAAACTCCTCAAAATATACCACTTACATCGGTGCAGATAATATAGAAATTGGCAAACAAGCAGGACAATATATTATTTCTGATTCCAAGAATCTGAAAAAAGTTATTGAAATAAAAGGCGATGATAACTCTTCTCCAACGATTGAAAGAAGTCTGGGTTTTCAGCAAACTATAAAAAATAATTCCAACACAGAACTAATAAAAACCTTCAAAGGTCTTCCGGCAGAGACTTTCAGAAAAACACTGGATTCGCTGGGAAATCAAAGCTTATACGTTTTTGCGTTTAATGATGAATTGGCTTCCCAGGCTTGGCAGGTGGCGAGAAATGCTGGTGTAGAAAATCAAATTAAATTTATCGGTGTGGATGGCCTGAACACAAAAGATGGCGGAATACAGATGGTTCTGGATGGTAAATTGAATGCTACTTTGCTTTATCCAACGGGTGGCGCAGAAGCCATAGAATCGGCTGTCAAAATCTACAACGGGCAAATTCCACCGAAACGTATCAAGCTCAGCACAACCATTATTGACAGGCTGAATGCCGAGATTATGCGAAATCAGTTTGATAAAATAATCGAGCAACAAGGTGTGATAGAAAATCAAGTGAATGCTGTGAAAAAGCAGACCGAACTGTATTCTTCCCAAAAAGAATTATTCCGCTGGTCGGTGGTTTTATTGATACTGATGTTTTGCCTCGTTGCTTATGCGATTTACCTGATTTATGCCATTAAAATTAAAAATAAACAACTCACTTTAACCAACGAAAGAATCACCATTCAGAGGAATCAGATTGAGATGATTGCCGATGAACTCAAGCGAAGTAACGAAGCGAGAGTGAACTTTTTTACAGGATTATCACACGAATTTAAAACGCCGATAACGCTGATTTTAAGTTCTTTGGAATCGCTGAAAGATATCTTTAAAAGTAAAGGGACAAAGCCGTCTTACGAATTGGAGCTGATTAATAAAAATTCTAACCGCTTACTTCGTTTGGTAGATAATCTTTTGGATTTCAGAAAAATAGAAAATAAAACCTTCAATCTAAGGGTTTCCAAAACCAATATCTATGATTTCACTTATGGTATATTCAGAGACTTTGAAAATGAGGCCAAAAAAAGAAATATTAAGTTTGAAATTCATTCTGCCAACAAAAATCTGGAGCTTTATATCGACAGAAACTTGATGGACAAAGTGTATTTCAACCTCTTGTCTAATGCTTTCAAATTCACGCCGGACAACGGAAAAATTGAAATCACGATTCTGGAAAAAGGTAATCAAGCGGTAATCACTTTTAAAGATAATGGCATCGGAATTCCTGAAAAAGAAATCGGTAACGTTTTCGAAGCTTATTTCAAAGGTTCTAACAACCGGAAAAATAGTTCGGGAATTGGATTGCATTTGAGCCGTCAGTTTGTGGAACTTCACCTTGGAAAAATTGAAGTCAATTCTTTTCAGGGAACAGAATTTATTATCAATCTTTACAAGGGCAACAAACATTTTAACGAAGACCAGATGGTCAAAGAGTCAAGTGTGATGGATGCGGAAACGTTGGCAAAGGATGCCGTTTTTACTGAAACAGAAAGTGATATTTTCCCAGCCAATCCGGAAGATAAATCTGAAAAGTATTCCTTACTTTTAGTTGAGGATAATTCAGATTTATCATTTTTCCTCAGCAATAAGCTAAATTATGAATTTGATGTTGAGGTTTCTGATGGAAAAGATGCGATTGAAAAAGCATTGAGCGAAATTCCCGACATCATTGTCTGCGATGTCAATCTTCCGGATAAAAACGGATTTGAAATTTGCGAAATTCTGAAAAATGACCTCAGAACATCTCATATTCCGATCATTCTTCTCACAGCTTTGGACAATAAGGAATCTTATCTTCAGGGACTGAAATCTGGGGTTGATCTTTACCTTACTAAACCATTCAGCTATCCGATTCTGACACAGTCGTTGCGTTCATTGCTTTACAACCGCGAAAAGCTACGTTATTATTACACCAACAACATCGGAAGAATTGTGGACAGCAAATCGTTCGGAAGTATGGAGCAGACGTTCGTGAACAAATTGAATCAAATCATCAAAACCAATATAGACAATCCTGATTTTTCGGTGGAAAATCTTGCAGATTTACTGAATATTTCAAGAATTCAACTTTACAGGAAGATAAAGGCAATGTTTGATGTTAACGTAAGCGACTACATCAACAACATCCGTCTGGAACAGGCAAAATCGATGCTGCAAAATCCAGGACTTACGATTTCCGAAATCGCTTATAAAACAGGCTTCTCTTCCCCGAATTATTTCTCCACAGTTTTCAAAAACAAGTTTGGGGTTTCTCCGAATGTGTTTAGAAAGAGCGTTGGTGAGGACTAA
- the tamL gene encoding translocation and assembly module lipoprotein TamL, protein MKIRFQQHIRQVLFFGTLGFAFSCSNTKYLKEGEMLYTGAEVKIENDSLSKKSKKALKSELEDNLTPKPNSSFLGLRPKLFFYNIAKEPKKEKGFNYWLKYKIGEKPVLLSDVDRGFNKDIIVNYSENKGYFNAKATYDTVSKNKKAQVIYTLRPGNQYLINKVKFQNDSIPVTEEIVKVSDKTLLKEGNPFDLGVIKSERERIDNQLKQKGFYYFHPDNLIIQADSTVTKNHKVELNVKLKENTPDLAKQQFTIDKVIVFPNYNIRDVKDGKYNIPMDSDSLAKYAHNDIYVIDPEQKFKPKIFDRALYFKKGDLYNRADHNLTLNRLINLGVFKFVKNEFVISDSLNHKFDTYYLLTPRQIQSLRLEALGRTNSANYAGSELNLNWTHRNLFRGAEQFKASVYGAFDVQIGGPKDAKNLFRAGANAQLSIPRIVAPFRFNSSSAFVPRTNISIGYEFQNRTEYYTLNTFSGSFGYLWKENVRKEHDLKIIDITYVTPANVTPLYDSISAKSQALQRVVQKQLIFGPTYSYTYTNTMLPKKNTIYYKGTLDLAGNLTGLFSGANVKDGKQKSIFGVPFSQYAKMEHDFRFYHKLGDKSSFASRFIGGIAYPYGNSDNIPFSKQFFSGGSNSIRAFRARTLGPGSFDPRTIKQGYYFDQSGDIKLELNAEYRANIYKFLNVAFFADAGNIWLVNDDIQRPGAKFSSDFLSEIAVGAGFGLRLDFSILILRLDLAMPFRIPYYEKGDRWTFDKINFGNSSWRRDNLILNIAIGYPF, encoded by the coding sequence ATGAAAATTAGATTTCAACAACATATCAGACAAGTTTTATTTTTCGGAACACTAGGTTTTGCCTTTTCCTGTAGTAATACAAAGTATTTGAAAGAAGGGGAAATGCTTTATACCGGCGCTGAAGTTAAAATCGAAAATGACAGTCTTTCCAAAAAAAGCAAGAAAGCTCTAAAATCTGAATTGGAAGATAATCTTACTCCGAAGCCTAATTCCAGTTTCCTAGGACTGAGACCTAAATTATTCTTCTACAACATTGCCAAAGAACCGAAAAAAGAAAAAGGTTTTAATTATTGGCTGAAGTATAAAATAGGAGAGAAGCCAGTTTTACTCAGCGATGTAGATAGGGGGTTTAACAAAGATATTATTGTCAATTATTCCGAAAACAAAGGTTACTTCAACGCCAAGGCAACTTATGACACAGTTTCCAAAAATAAAAAAGCCCAGGTTATTTATACTCTTAGGCCAGGAAATCAGTATCTTATTAACAAGGTTAAATTTCAGAATGATTCGATTCCTGTGACAGAAGAGATCGTAAAAGTCTCGGACAAAACGTTATTGAAAGAAGGCAATCCTTTCGATTTGGGTGTAATCAAGTCGGAAAGAGAACGTATTGATAATCAGCTTAAACAAAAAGGGTTTTATTATTTCCATCCTGATAATCTGATTATTCAGGCTGACAGCACGGTGACCAAAAATCATAAAGTTGAGCTTAATGTCAAGCTTAAAGAAAACACGCCGGACTTAGCTAAGCAGCAATTTACGATTGATAAGGTCATTGTTTTTCCGAACTATAACATCAGAGATGTGAAAGACGGTAAATACAATATTCCGATGGATAGTGATTCTCTTGCGAAGTATGCGCACAATGATATCTACGTGATTGATCCGGAACAAAAATTCAAACCGAAGATTTTTGACCGTGCTTTATATTTTAAAAAGGGTGATCTTTATAACAGAGCAGATCATAATCTCACATTGAACCGGTTAATCAATCTCGGTGTTTTTAAATTTGTGAAGAATGAATTCGTAATTTCAGACTCGCTGAATCATAAATTTGACACCTATTATTTGCTGACGCCAAGGCAGATTCAGTCCCTGAGGCTGGAAGCTTTGGGAAGAACAAACTCTGCTAACTATGCTGGAAGCGAGCTTAATCTGAACTGGACTCACAGAAATCTTTTCCGTGGAGCTGAACAGTTTAAAGCCTCTGTTTATGGAGCTTTTGATGTTCAGATTGGTGGCCCGAAGGATGCAAAAAATCTTTTCCGAGCTGGAGCCAATGCGCAACTTTCAATTCCAAGAATTGTGGCGCCATTCAGATTTAATTCTTCAAGTGCTTTCGTTCCGAGAACTAATATTTCTATTGGATATGAATTTCAAAACCGTACGGAATATTACACGCTTAACACATTCTCAGGCTCTTTCGGGTATCTGTGGAAAGAAAATGTAAGAAAAGAGCACGATCTGAAAATTATAGACATTACTTATGTAACACCTGCGAATGTCACACCACTGTATGATTCCATTTCAGCAAAAAGTCAGGCACTACAGCGTGTTGTGCAGAAGCAGTTGATATTCGGACCTACTTATTCTTACACTTATACGAATACAATGCTTCCAAAAAAGAATACAATCTATTATAAAGGAACATTGGATTTGGCAGGGAATCTGACAGGACTTTTTTCTGGAGCCAATGTGAAAGATGGGAAACAAAAATCGATATTTGGGGTTCCGTTTAGTCAATATGCTAAGATGGAACACGATTTTCGTTTTTATCACAAGCTTGGTGACAAGTCTTCATTTGCTTCCAGATTCATTGGTGGTATTGCTTATCCTTATGGCAATTCGGATAATATTCCTTTTTCTAAGCAGTTCTTTTCCGGTGGGAGCAATAGTATCCGGGCGTTTCGGGCTAGAACGCTCGGTCCTGGAAGTTTTGATCCAAGAACGATTAAACAAGGTTATTACTTTGATCAGTCTGGTGATATCAAGCTGGAACTTAATGCAGAATATCGCGCTAATATCTATAAATTCCTGAATGTCGCATTCTTTGCAGATGCCGGAAATATCTGGTTGGTTAACGATGATATACAAAGACCTGGTGCCAAATTTTCCAGTGATTTTCTAAGCGAAATAGCTGTAGGAGCCGGGTTTGGTTTGCGACTTGACTTCTCAATTCTGATTCTCAGACTGGATCTGGCAATGCCCTTTCGCATTCCTTATTATGAAAAAGGCGATCGCTGGACATTTGATAAGATTAACTTCGGAAATTCTTCTTGGAGACGGGATAATCTGATTCTTAATATTGCGATTGGTTATCCTTTTTAA
- a CDS encoding DNA polymerase III subunit alpha has translation MFINCHSFHSLRYGTISVKELVQQCAELRISVAALTDINCISGIYDFHRLCEKNNIRPVVGVDIRTDNKQHYICLAKNQSGIGEINRLLTQHHCEGKDLPLHHPNLPDVFVVYPLNNYPEKLHRNEYIGILPEEINLLMNSTLRKYLPRMVILQPVTFTTKREYKLHKILRAIDRNTLVTKLEENDICGQNEKLISIDELLKNYQHYPQIIENTQQLLEQCHFHFDYKTPKNKKNFTESKDSDIKLLKKLAYKGFSRRYHDDDRKAKARMDKELDVINQLNFCAYFLITWDIIQYSNRMGFMHVGRGSGANSIVAYCLGITDICPLELDLYFERFLNLNRKTPPDFDIDWSWQNRDTILQYIFDKYGKEHVAFCGTNVEFKYKSIFREVGKVFGLPKEELDELATKSIEQHDSNSVSAMVHKYGKLLEKFPNQRSMHSCGILISEEPITNYSALEMPPKGFPIVQFDMHVAEEIGLEKFDILSQRGLGTINDTVKLIEEKRGIKVNIRDVSLSKDEERCNEFLSRGKTIGCFYIESPAMRGLLRRLKCNNYKVLVAASSIIRPGVAQSGMMKEYIFRHNNPDQFEYFHPVFEKELGETYGIMVYQEDVIKIALHFGGLSPADGDVLRRAMSGKGRSLSALQKVKDHFFESCKSLGHPEQLSKEVYRQIESFAGYSFCKAHSASYAVESYQSLYLKVYYPIEFMVSAINNGGGFYRTEVYVHEAKMSGATILNPCVNLSEYQTTVYEKDVYLGLMHIEKLESKIAVLIPEERKNNGDYTSLENFVKRIPIGIETLQTLIFIGAFRFTGKQKHELLIEARFLLAGNRPSFKHLTLLEEPQKEYTLPKIQRHPLEDAFDEIEILGFPVSVSPFDLLQTKYRGNVMAKDLTKYHKKQVKMLAYLISRKHVPTKRGTMFFGTWIDAEGEYFDTAHFPDNLSQYPFQGGGCYLLLGTVEVDFHFPTITILKMAKMPFIPDPRYTLDKDKAYDAYNNIREDVSMTFRKPYPQEHEIGLPRRKMS, from the coding sequence ATGTTCATCAATTGTCATTCTTTCCACAGCTTGCGTTACGGTACCATCTCCGTAAAAGAATTGGTTCAGCAATGTGCTGAACTGAGAATCAGTGTGGCTGCCCTGACCGACATCAATTGTATTTCCGGCATTTATGATTTTCACAGATTATGTGAGAAGAATAACATCCGACCTGTCGTAGGTGTAGATATAAGAACTGACAATAAACAGCACTATATCTGTTTGGCAAAAAATCAATCAGGTATAGGAGAAATCAATAGGCTTTTGACACAGCATCATTGCGAAGGAAAGGATCTGCCATTGCATCACCCAAATCTGCCTGATGTATTTGTCGTTTATCCTTTGAATAATTACCCTGAAAAACTTCATCGAAATGAATACATCGGCATACTTCCCGAAGAAATCAATTTGTTGATGAATTCTACCCTGAGAAAGTATTTGCCCAGAATGGTCATTTTACAACCAGTGACTTTTACAACAAAGAGAGAATATAAACTCCATAAGATCCTGCGCGCAATTGACCGAAATACGCTGGTCACTAAACTTGAAGAAAATGATATATGCGGGCAAAACGAGAAGCTGATCTCAATTGATGAGCTTTTAAAGAATTACCAGCATTATCCGCAAATCATCGAAAATACCCAGCAATTATTGGAACAATGCCATTTTCATTTTGACTATAAAACTCCTAAAAACAAAAAGAACTTTACAGAAAGTAAAGACAGCGATATAAAGCTATTGAAAAAACTTGCCTATAAGGGGTTCTCCAGGCGATATCATGATGATGACAGAAAGGCAAAAGCCCGAATGGATAAGGAATTGGATGTAATTAATCAGCTGAACTTCTGTGCATATTTTTTGATCACTTGGGACATCATCCAGTACAGCAATCGGATGGGGTTTATGCACGTCGGTCGCGGAAGTGGTGCCAATAGTATCGTTGCCTACTGTCTTGGCATTACTGACATCTGCCCGCTGGAGCTCGATCTGTATTTCGAGCGCTTCCTGAATCTGAACCGCAAAACACCGCCGGATTTCGATATCGACTGGAGCTGGCAGAACAGGGATACGATTTTGCAATACATCTTTGACAAATACGGAAAAGAGCACGTGGCATTTTGCGGAACTAACGTTGAGTTTAAGTATAAATCGATTTTTCGCGAGGTAGGAAAAGTATTTGGTTTGCCAAAAGAGGAACTGGATGAACTCGCCACCAAATCGATTGAACAGCACGATAGTAATTCCGTGTCAGCAATGGTGCACAAATATGGAAAGCTTTTAGAGAAATTTCCAAACCAGCGAAGTATGCACTCTTGCGGAATTCTAATCTCTGAAGAACCCATCACCAATTACTCCGCATTGGAAATGCCGCCGAAAGGATTTCCGATCGTACAGTTCGATATGCACGTGGCCGAAGAAATCGGTTTGGAAAAATTTGATATTCTCTCCCAGCGAGGCTTGGGTACCATCAACGATACAGTGAAACTCATCGAAGAAAAACGAGGTATAAAAGTCAATATCCGGGATGTGAGCTTGTCAAAAGACGAAGAGAGATGCAATGAATTTTTGAGCAGGGGAAAAACAATCGGTTGTTTCTATATTGAAAGTCCGGCAATGCGGGGACTGCTCCGAAGATTGAAATGCAACAATTATAAAGTATTGGTAGCCGCATCATCCATCATACGCCCGGGCGTAGCACAAAGCGGAATGATGAAGGAATATATATTTCGCCACAATAACCCTGATCAATTTGAATATTTTCATCCGGTTTTTGAAAAAGAACTGGGAGAAACTTATGGCATTATGGTTTATCAGGAGGATGTTATCAAAATCGCCCTTCATTTTGGAGGCCTATCGCCAGCTGATGGTGATGTTTTAAGAAGGGCGATGAGCGGAAAAGGACGTTCGCTCTCTGCCCTGCAGAAAGTCAAAGATCATTTCTTCGAATCCTGTAAATCCCTAGGTCATCCGGAGCAGCTTTCCAAAGAGGTTTATCGCCAGATAGAATCCTTTGCAGGCTATTCTTTTTGCAAAGCTCATTCTGCATCCTATGCCGTAGAAAGCTACCAAAGTCTCTACCTGAAAGTTTATTATCCTATCGAGTTTATGGTTTCGGCGATCAATAATGGCGGCGGTTTTTACAGGACCGAGGTATATGTCCACGAAGCGAAAATGTCCGGTGCAACCATATTAAATCCCTGTGTCAATCTAAGCGAATACCAGACTACGGTTTACGAAAAAGATGTTTATTTAGGATTGATGCACATTGAAAAGCTTGAAAGTAAAATCGCCGTTTTAATTCCTGAAGAACGAAAAAATAATGGTGATTATACCTCCCTGGAAAACTTTGTCAAGAGAATCCCTATTGGTATTGAAACCTTACAGACCTTGATATTCATAGGCGCATTCCGGTTTACTGGAAAGCAAAAGCACGAATTATTAATTGAAGCCCGCTTTCTTTTGGCAGGAAACAGACCGAGTTTTAAGCATTTAACATTACTGGAAGAGCCGCAAAAAGAATATACCCTCCCAAAGATTCAAAGACATCCATTGGAGGACGCATTTGACGAAATCGAGATCTTAGGATTTCCAGTTTCAGTGAGCCCATTCGACTTATTGCAAACCAAATATAGGGGAAATGTGATGGCAAAAGACCTTACGAAATATCATAAGAAACAAGTCAAAATGCTGGCTTATCTGATATCCCGAAAACACGTTCCCACCAAAAGAGGGACGATGTTTTTCGGAACCTGGATCGATGCGGAAGGAGAATATTTTGATACCGCCCACTTTCCGGATAATCTTTCACAATATCCTTTTCAGGGTGGCGGATGCTATCTTCTATTAGGAACGGTAGAAGTCGATTTTCATTTTCCAACCATTACGATATTAAAAATGGCAAAAATGCCCTTTATTCCTGACCCTCGATACACTTTGGATAAAGACAAAGCCTACGATGCTTATAACAATATCCGGGAAGATGTAAGTATGACCTTCAGGAAACCTTATCCTCAGGAACACGAGATCGGATTGCCCAGGAGGAAAATGAGTTAA